Proteins encoded in a region of the Salvelinus sp. IW2-2015 linkage group LG27, ASM291031v2, whole genome shotgun sequence genome:
- the LOC111953343 gene encoding uncharacterized protein, whose translation MLPQLPHLLPQQHSCSNNNDSNFHNNHSCSHNNHSCSHNNDSCPNNNHSCSHNNHSCSHNNHSCSHTNHCCSTTTTAAPTTTTTALTTTTVAPTTTTAAPTTTTATSTTTTAVPTTTTAAPTTTTAAPTTTTAAPTTTTTALTTTTVSPTTTTVAPSTTTATSTTTTAAPTTTTAAPTTTTAVPQHHTALTTTTAAPTTTPATSTTTTAVPTTTTATPTTTTVAPTTTTAAPTTTTATSTTTTAVPTTTTAAPTTTTVAPTTTTATSTTTQLLPKQPQLLPQQPQLLHKHHHCSHNTPAAPTTTTTALTTTTAAPTTTTAALTTNHSCFLNNHIFSHNHHSFSNNNHTFSHNNHICSNNSHSFSHNQHSCSTNNHNCSHTNHSCSHNNHSCSTTTNTCSHNNPHCSHNKTTAAPTTNHHCLTTTTAALTTTTAALTTTTAASSTTTSSLTTTTASPTTTTLSPTTTTSVLTTVTASPTTNTAVQQTTTTAPTPTTAAHTTTTAVPKTTTIGATTTTATPTTTIAAPTTTTATPIITTAALITVTTGSSTTTTTPALPPPRVRMDFKLNQNFKEDLKNVSSPAFKELASTVATALDTVYRNKYGSSFNHTEVLGFRKGSIEVNAVLIFNNDSSVPESSAVVATLIENVSSNSSNFSLPVNTTSIVATRVVSTSAPTTTSTPVPPISTPYTVMNATSAPSNRSTTTMVVNATSDHVTQSNTTATPSLSTSPVVNATAHPTTPVVSATVPPTTAVVNTSLSPTARLPTKPVATAPVPTIQVPTTMASPATEAPLTSPKLSLRFSLTSTFNSSLSNSSSPEFLALANHVTTQLDNLFKAQFGARFNRTVVNSFRSGSIVVESTLIFNNISSVPDNSLVAQTLQTAITSNTSGLTLPINSSSIVVTRATTMTNATTSAATTAAPTAAVTTTTLADVTTTPPAVAKTTTTAVPAAATTTVAPTGPPSSSEGTLILRFSLNQMFTLDLANPSSSAFKTLAGKVVLEVNRIFSVTPSFLRSIVNSFKNGSVVTNMTLVFKNKFSVPSACSAQATFTISNTSLNILPGSVNVESSVNSGSAPRPTAFCLAFLPLTLALLMJQLLAN comes from the exons atgctaccacaactaccacacctgctcccacaacaacacagctgcTCCAACAACAACGACAGCAacttccacaacaaccacagctgctcccacaacaaccacagctgctcccacaacaacgACAGCTGCCCCAACAACAACCACAgttgctcccacaacaaccacagctgctcccacaacaaccatagCTGCTCCCACACCAACCACTGCtgctccacaacaaccacagctgctcccacaacaaccaccactGCTCTAACAACAACCACAGTTGCTCCA acaacaaccacagctgctccaacaacaaccacagctacttccacaacaaccacagctgttcccacaacaaccacagctgctcccacaacaaccacagctgctcccacaacaaccacagctgctcccacaacaaccaccactGCTCTAACAACAACCACAGTTTCTCCAACAACAACCACAGTTGCTCCATCAACAACGACAGCTacttccacaacaaccacagctgctcccacaacaaccacagctgctcctacaacaaccacagctgtcccacaacatcacactgctttaacaacaaccacagctgctccaaCAACAACGCCAGCTActtccacaacaacaacagctgtccccacaacaacaacagctacacccacaacaaccacagttgctcccacaacaaccacagctgctcccacaaccACGACAGCTActtccacaacaacaacagctgtccccacaacaacaacagctgcacccacaacaaccacagttgCTCCAACAACAACGACAGCTACTTCCACAACAACCCAGCTGCTCCcaaaacaaccacagctgctcccacaacaaccacagctgctccacAAACACCACCACTGCTCCCACAACACaccagctgctcccacaacaaccaccactgctctaacaacaaccacagctgctcccacaacaaccacagctgctctaACAACAAACCACAGCTGCTTCCTCAACAACCACATCTTCTCTCACAACCACCACAGCTTCTCCAACAACAACCACACtttctcccacaacaaccacatctGTTCTAACAACAGTCACAGCTTCTCCCACAACCAACACAGCTGTTCAACAAACAACCACAACTGCTCCCACACCAACCACAGCTGctcacacaacaaccacagctgctccacAACAACCAACACATGCTCCCACAACAACCCCCACTGCTCCCACAACAAaaccacagctgctcccacaaccAACCACCACTGCctaacaacaaccacagctgctctaacaacaaccacagctgctctaacaacaaccacagctgcttcTTCAACAACCACATCTTCTCTCACAACCACCACAGCTTCTCCAACAACAACCACACtttctcccacaacaaccacatctGTTCTAACAACAGTCACAGCTTCTCCCACAACCAACACAGCTGTTCAACAAACAACCACAACTGCTCCCACACCAACCACAGCTGctcacacaacaaccacagcagtTCCAAAGACAACTACAATTGGGGCTACAACAACCACAGCTACTCCAACAACAACCatagctgctcccacaacaaccacagctactCCAATAATAACCACAGCTGCTCTTATCACAGTTACAACTGGTTCTTCAACCACTACCACAACACCTGCCCTTCCACCACCAAGGGTTAGGATGGACTTCAAATTGAATCAAAACTTCAAAGAAgatttgaaaaatgtttcttcacCAGCATTCAAAGAATTAGCAAGTACTGTGGCTACAGCG CTGGACACAGTTTATCGAAACAAATATGGATCCAGTTTTAATCACACAGAGGTTCTAGGTTTCAG GAAAGGTTCGATTGAGGTAAACGCTGTCCTGATATTTAACAATGACAGCTCAGTCCCTGAGTCCAGTGCAGTGGTTGCAACCTTGATAGAGAATGTCTCAAGCAACAGCTCTAATTTCTCTCTCCCAGTGAACACAACTTCTATCGTGGCAACAA GAGTTGTTTCAACCTCAGCTCCAACTACTACTTCTACTCCAGTTCCTCCAATATCAACACCATATACGGTCATGAACGCAACTTCGGCCCCCTCAAACAGGTCAACTACAACCATGGTTGTCAATGCAACATCGGATCATGTAACACAAAGCAATACAACTGCAACCCCATCATTGTCAACTTCCCCAGTAGTCAATGCAACAGCTCATCCAACTACCCCAGTAGTCAGCGCAACAGTTCCTCCAACTACTGCAGTAGTAAATACATCTTTATCTCCAACTGCCCGATTACCAACTAAGCCGGTAGCAACTGCCCCAGTACCAACTATCCAAGTACCAACTACAATGGCATCCCCTGCAACAGAGGCGCCACTGACCAGCCCAAAACTGTCACTCCGGTTCAGCCTGACATCTACCTTCAATAGCTCTCTGAGCAACAGCAGTTCACCAGAGTTCCTGGCATTGGCAAATCATGTGACTACACAG CTGGATAATTTGTTCAAGGCTCAATTTGGAGCCAGATTCAATCGAACTGTTGTCAATAGTTTCCG GTCAGGGTCAATTGTGGTGGAGTCTACGTTGATATTCAACAACATCAGCTCAGTGCCTGACAATAGTCTGGTAGCACAAACTTTACAAACTGCCATTACTTCCAACACGTCTGGCCTGACCTTACCTATCAATTCATCCTCCATTGTGGTCACAC GTGCTACTACAATGACTAATGCAACCACCTCCGCTGCAACAACTGCTGCTCCAACTGCAGCTGTGACCACCACCACTCTGGCAGATGTCACCACGACTCCTCCAGCAGTGGCCAAAACCACCACCACCGCTGTTCCGGCAGCAGCCACCACCACTGTTGCACCAACTGGCCCTCCATCTTCTAGTGAAGGAACCCTGATTCTTCGGTTCAGTCTCAATCAAATGTTCACCTTGGATCTTGCCAACCCGTCCTCTTCAGCATTCAAGACTCTGGCTGGCAAAGTGGTCTTGGAG GTGAACAGGATTTTTTCTGTAACCCCAAGCTTCCTTCGTTCCATTGTCAACTCATTCAA GAATGGATCTGTAGTTACCAACATGACTCTCGTGTTCAAAAACAAATTTTCGGTTCCAAGCGCATGCAGCGCACAGGCAACTTTCACCATCAGTAACACCTCCCTGAACATCCTACCYGGCAGCGTCAATGTTG AGTcatcagtcaattcaggaagtgctCCCCGACCCACTGCCTTCTGTCTGGCTTTCCTGCCTCTCACATTGGCACTGCTAATGMTACAGTTGCTGGCTAACTAA